The bacterium genome includes a region encoding these proteins:
- a CDS encoding CapA family protein, which translates to MSIHNRKIKKSANRLILLLLILTFISLSCKSTEQKSHSNICIDCPWIEQQPKLKLFAVGDMMFARGVARHIDTTNYYRPLSSVIHSLESADILTGNLESPISNIGAAIDKKYVFRADTEMIAVLEDAGFDVLNIANNHAFDYGLSCFCDCLDRFEHSNIKLVGGGRNLAESLEPKFINVKGIRLGFLGFNDTRTNYIGKNKPSCAPAHDPFVFEAISKTKMNCDILIVNIHWGEEYFLYPTERQIALGHALVDSGVDVVLGHHSHSWQAVEFYGDRLIAYSLGNFVFDQRDLMNNLTGILEIEFEGNKIEHVKISPVELLTTPKQPRPATSPYKNIYFGYLQECQLKFSTEVNWANETENKIDVKPR; encoded by the coding sequence ATGTCTATCCATAACCGAAAGATAAAAAAATCCGCAAACCGTTTAATTTTACTTCTGCTGATTCTAACATTTATCTCCCTTTCATGTAAATCGACTGAGCAAAAGAGCCATTCGAACATATGTATCGACTGCCCATGGATAGAGCAACAACCCAAATTAAAATTGTTCGCAGTTGGCGACATGATGTTCGCGCGAGGAGTGGCCAGACATATCGATACTACAAATTATTATAGGCCTTTAAGTTCTGTTATTCACTCATTAGAGTCAGCCGATATTTTAACAGGAAATCTTGAAAGCCCAATAAGCAATATCGGAGCGGCAATAGATAAAAAATATGTTTTTAGGGCGGATACCGAAATGATTGCTGTCCTCGAAGATGCCGGTTTCGACGTTCTAAATATCGCTAACAATCACGCTTTTGATTACGGACTCTCTTGCTTTTGCGATTGTCTCGATAGATTCGAGCACTCCAATATCAAACTAGTTGGAGGAGGACGAAACCTCGCCGAATCACTCGAGCCAAAATTCATCAATGTAAAAGGAATCAGATTGGGTTTTCTCGGTTTTAACGATACCCGAACAAACTACATAGGAAAAAATAAACCCTCATGTGCCCCAGCACACGATCCGTTCGTGTTCGAGGCAATATCCAAAACAAAAATGAATTGCGATATATTGATTGTCAATATTCACTGGGGCGAAGAGTATTTCCTTTATCCAACCGAAAGGCAAATCGCTCTCGGCCATGCTCTAGTCGATTCTGGAGTAGATGTCGTTCTCGGACATCATTCGCATTCCTGGCAAGCAGTCGAGTTCTATGGCGACCGTCTGATTGCCTACTCTCTGGGTAATTTTGTCTTCGATCAGCGCGATTTGATGAATAATCTCACCGGAATACTCGAAATCGAATTTGAAGGCAATAAAATCGAACATGTAAAAATCTCGCCCGTCGAACTCCTCACAACACCAAAACAACCGCGTCCGGCAACATCGCCCTATAAAAACATCTATTTCGGTTATCTTCAAGAATGCCAACTCAAATTCTCCACCGAAGTAAATTGGGCAAATGAAACCGAAAACAAGATCGATGTGAAACCTAGATAA
- a CDS encoding DUF3857 domain-containing protein: MKLNKISVIIIALIVLVSISFAKNRDVLYMSDGSEHIGELVEIKEEVVVFETSDGFLELEPSEVRSIDLGTWRPGDDWKSRLDIDDEILLSALERVDEVSREYTSSGYITLYEKGELTFREDGTARLVRRYIYYIANESGKNKANWSTRYFKDAHDVNIDFARAIGLSKVSTVADNAIEDGSTNSLLSEYQRRRIRKFALTGASLGSVVDYQISREYLKLDIFNGLDLRWKFYDTEPKLVSIFEIAQKGEVPFEVKEFKIPKPKKSKRDGYSVKTYKMENIEPYVEENMLPNLDLIFPNIAITIPSDIAEFSGAYYAKVQEAFDAKDVIKDKLSAQFPKGSPTIEQVYNFVAENYTSNWVGMSDYYPYSKPLSQLLTFSRIARHELVFVLYCFLVEAGFDANLVLLGPGLDSSLPLDMLNIEHFHDLRVSIHEGEITRYLAPNEYLRYDHQYLSGLWILPIAENGAKLIEIPRVDGDYAYSIPEYECILYPDGALDVQYNIIYHGPTGGDSYRYHKNDKPRQLKNYFESLAKGIDGMANLVDFSLTGIKSLTEQVEVSYSVHIPGYAVSAGEEILAFKLPTVDYGSSQVGAATRTLPFSLPGDYYNEKLMSIKLPEGYIIEHLPSSMDLSNEYTGFSSLLSIENQTLEYKQVNTGTHAPIIQVKEYLDYKKFVESRARFSENWILIRKSN, from the coding sequence GTGAAATTAAATAAAATTTCAGTTATTATAATTGCATTGATCGTTTTGGTTTCGATCTCTTTTGCTAAAAATCGCGATGTTTTATATATGAGCGATGGAAGCGAACATATCGGAGAATTGGTCGAGATTAAAGAAGAAGTTGTTGTTTTCGAGACCTCCGATGGTTTTCTCGAACTCGAACCCTCTGAGGTCAGAAGTATAGACCTTGGCACCTGGCGTCCCGGTGACGATTGGAAGTCGCGACTCGACATCGACGATGAAATCCTTCTTTCGGCATTGGAAAGGGTCGATGAAGTTAGCAGAGAATATACAAGCTCCGGCTATATAACCCTGTATGAAAAGGGCGAGTTGACTTTCCGAGAGGACGGAACAGCTCGACTAGTCAGACGGTATATCTATTATATCGCAAACGAAAGCGGCAAGAATAAGGCCAATTGGTCAACAAGATACTTCAAGGATGCCCACGACGTGAACATCGATTTTGCTCGCGCAATAGGGCTTTCTAAGGTTAGCACTGTTGCCGATAATGCCATAGAGGATGGTAGCACGAATTCACTTCTCTCTGAATATCAAAGGCGCCGAATAAGAAAATTCGCGCTAACTGGAGCATCTCTTGGGTCCGTCGTCGATTATCAAATATCGCGCGAATACCTGAAGCTGGATATTTTTAACGGCCTCGATCTTCGCTGGAAATTCTATGATACCGAACCTAAACTCGTTTCCATTTTCGAAATAGCGCAAAAAGGTGAAGTGCCTTTTGAGGTTAAGGAATTCAAAATACCTAAACCTAAAAAATCTAAGCGCGATGGCTATTCCGTCAAGACATACAAGATGGAGAATATCGAGCCTTATGTTGAGGAAAATATGTTACCTAACCTCGATCTTATTTTCCCAAATATTGCTATTACAATTCCATCTGACATAGCCGAATTTTCTGGCGCATACTATGCCAAAGTCCAGGAAGCATTCGACGCAAAAGACGTAATTAAGGATAAGCTCTCAGCGCAATTCCCCAAAGGTTCGCCAACAATAGAACAGGTATATAACTTCGTCGCTGAGAATTATACCTCGAACTGGGTGGGAATGTCGGATTATTATCCCTATTCTAAACCCCTCTCGCAGTTATTGACTTTCTCTCGTATTGCCCGGCATGAGTTGGTTTTTGTGCTATACTGTTTCCTTGTCGAAGCAGGATTCGATGCCAACCTCGTCCTTTTAGGTCCGGGTTTGGATTCTTCTTTACCGTTGGATATGTTGAATATAGAGCATTTCCATGATCTCCGTGTTAGTATTCACGAAGGTGAGATTACAAGATACCTAGCGCCTAACGAGTATCTCCGATATGATCATCAATACCTTAGCGGTTTATGGATTCTTCCGATAGCCGAAAATGGTGCGAAGCTTATAGAGATACCTAGAGTCGATGGCGATTACGCTTATAGCATCCCCGAATACGAATGTATCCTCTATCCCGATGGTGCTCTCGATGTTCAATATAATATAATCTACCATGGCCCGACCGGAGGCGATAGTTATCGCTATCACAAGAACGATAAACCACGCCAATTAAAGAACTATTTTGAAAGCCTCGCTAAAGGTATTGATGGAATGGCCAATTTGGTTGATTTCTCCTTGACCGGGATTAAATCTCTCACAGAGCAGGTCGAGGTTTCCTATTCAGTTCATATTCCAGGATATGCCGTAAGTGCAGGGGAGGAGATACTTGCGTTCAAACTGCCCACAGTCGATTACGGTTCTAGTCAGGTTGGCGCCGCCACGCGAACACTTCCGTTTTCGCTACCGGGGGATTACTACAACGAGAAACTGATGTCAATAAAACTGCCGGAGGGCTATATTATCGAACACTTGCCCTCAAGCATGGATTTATCGAATGAATATACTGGTTTTTCCAGTTTACTGAGTATCGAAAACCAGACCTTGGAGTATAAGCAAGTGAATACAGGCACACATGCGCCGATTATTCAGGTTAAGGAGTATTTAGACTATAAAAAATTCGTCGAGTCACGAGCAAGGTTTTCTGAAAATTGGATACTAATTCGGAAATCAAATTAA
- the rpsI gene encoding 30S ribosomal protein S9, with protein MAKGASLKNGIYATGKRKGSIARVWIKPQSKKSQIVNGKTPTEFFCREDLVIHMLEPLRTVDMEDTVTVECLTKGGGIRGQAGAIRLGIARALIKFDPELRSALKKGGYLTRDARKVERKKYGRPKARKRFQFSKR; from the coding sequence ATAGCTAAAGGAGCATCCTTGAAGAACGGAATATATGCCACCGGAAAACGCAAAGGTTCAATTGCCCGTGTCTGGATAAAACCACAATCTAAGAAATCCCAGATTGTTAATGGTAAAACCCCCACGGAGTTTTTCTGCAGAGAAGACCTTGTTATACACATGTTAGAACCGCTTCGCACAGTCGATATGGAGGATACAGTCACTGTTGAATGCTTGACAAAAGGCGGCGGAATCAGAGGGCAGGCTGGTGCAATTAGACTCGGCATCGCCAGAGCTCTTATTAAATTCGATCCGGAACTCAGATCTGCTCTTAAAAAAGGGGGGTATCTTACAAGAGATGCTCGTAAGGTCGAGCGTAAAAAGTATGGTCGTCCGAAGGCGCGCAAGCGTTTCCAATTCTCGAAGAGATAA
- a CDS encoding aminotransferase class I/II-fold pyridoxal phosphate-dependent enzyme encodes MKLYSRRLESFLAYPFAEIDKAKREAAKRMRIVDFGVGDPDIQTYKDIQGALVAGLVAGEAHKYPSYCGEENFRRSAATYILNRWRVKLNPDNEILALIGSKEGVAHLPLAILNPGDIACYPDPGYPVYKAGIVFAGAKAIPIRLSEKNGFLPSLDEIPPKTKLVWLNYPNNPTAQTAPEAFWVEAIEHARKNGYLLVNDAAYSEIFSGEKPSGPLAVGGKDVALEIHSLSKPFSMCGWRVGFAAGNADAIAALGALKKNIDSGVFRPIQDAARAALDNFDSFIPPVRKIYNKRVATLREALVSLGWKVYPSKATFYIWTKVPTKETSAEFSKRLIDECGVVTLPGSAMGNGGEGYIRFSLTIPDYDIELGIERLRELKL; translated from the coding sequence ATGAAACTATATTCAAGAAGACTCGAATCGTTCCTCGCCTATCCTTTTGCAGAGATTGATAAAGCTAAGCGAGAAGCCGCTAAACGAATGCGCATTGTCGATTTTGGTGTCGGTGATCCTGATATTCAAACATACAAGGATATTCAGGGAGCACTCGTAGCTGGACTCGTAGCGGGTGAAGCACATAAATACCCTAGTTATTGCGGAGAGGAAAATTTCAGACGCTCGGCGGCAACCTATATCCTCAATCGCTGGAGAGTTAAACTTAACCCGGATAACGAGATATTAGCCCTTATAGGCTCGAAAGAAGGAGTAGCACATCTTCCGCTAGCCATACTTAATCCGGGAGATATCGCATGTTACCCCGATCCGGGATACCCTGTTTATAAAGCAGGCATAGTTTTCGCTGGCGCTAAAGCAATTCCAATAAGGCTTAGCGAGAAAAATGGCTTTCTCCCTTCTCTCGATGAAATACCTCCAAAAACAAAGCTTGTCTGGTTAAACTATCCAAACAACCCAACAGCGCAAACCGCACCAGAGGCATTCTGGGTAGAGGCCATCGAACACGCAAGAAAAAACGGATATCTTCTTGTTAACGATGCCGCTTATTCCGAAATTTTTTCAGGTGAAAAACCCTCCGGGCCACTAGCAGTAGGCGGTAAAGATGTTGCTCTCGAGATTCATTCACTTAGCAAACCGTTTTCAATGTGCGGTTGGCGTGTTGGATTTGCAGCTGGTAACGCCGATGCGATAGCGGCTCTCGGTGCATTAAAAAAGAACATCGACTCAGGTGTTTTCCGTCCAATTCAGGATGCCGCACGAGCTGCTCTCGATAATTTTGACAGCTTCATTCCACCGGTAAGAAAAATATACAATAAACGAGTAGCAACTTTAAGAGAGGCTCTTGTTTCCCTTGGATGGAAAGTGTATCCGAGCAAAGCAACTTTTTATATATGGACGAAGGTGCCTACAAAAGAAACCAGTGCAGAGTTCTCAAAGCGCCTCATCGACGAATGCGGTGTCGTTACGCTCCCTGGATCTGCTATGGGAAATGGTGGCGAGGGCTATATTCGATTTTCACTCACAATCCCAGATTATGATATAGAGCTGGGAATAGAACGCTTGAGAGAATTGAAGTTATGA
- a CDS encoding DUF3857 domain-containing protein gives MKRTILFSLLLIILPVFAGQANLHDGSTIRGNVFFQNDEFSIDGKAIDRAEVKKIFTGDVKTVKTAAQEEYIYSVDKFNQYKVLAEDMEDENPSAQGLIFLDKSRQSLTSDGRTVQEYHFAGKILAQDTKWWATKAWSIDEGINRVNILYARSIGPDGAVHEYSPEDIIFSKPTRGAVFFGQGQTMSLNIPGVEIGSIVEYGYINEQYAPEDPELFSPRFFFQSSEPAKLSTCQFEVPLGRQLYFETFLLDKKDPYIGKWVKELPKFTGSSEPVIEKTDSSVIYKWELRDIEPMIREPHAMGYYSIAPSVHAALYPDYSHYNKRFGDLHREHIKLTPQLDSLAKDIVGDAKIETEKIAKIYHWVQRNIRYISVKGALASRFGGHYAQITYDNKYGDCSDKAIFFSTLLSAVGIESYPIILMTNDAGFLDRSRFPFWGGNHAINEVWWDGEPHVLDATNNLFRFPSYSMGDCDIYYANYVRGEVVYNPPIPSEENSMQSITAVELSADGSAVISDSFWYSGSMEAGYRGYFEYTPEQKHEKVVEQILAQRKAGVSLIDYKLTNIRDISLPFTMKFKYKIDNYPVKAGDYLLLDVPALRYSFQEIALGDPNYGIKVDMTFMRAHDVTFILPDNLSAEFIPGEFSISNEYFEYSANYIPEGNKIKFIDKYRIKKLRIPVSDYKAYKKDAEAVLSYLKERIFLVEK, from the coding sequence ATGAAAAGAACCATATTATTTAGTTTGCTTCTGATAATATTGCCCGTTTTTGCAGGGCAGGCCAATCTACACGATGGCTCGACAATCCGTGGCAATGTATTTTTCCAAAACGACGAATTTTCCATCGACGGTAAGGCTATCGACCGTGCAGAAGTGAAAAAAATATTTACCGGTGATGTTAAAACTGTCAAGACAGCGGCTCAGGAAGAATACATATATTCTGTAGATAAGTTCAATCAATATAAAGTATTAGCCGAGGATATGGAGGACGAAAATCCCAGTGCGCAGGGCTTAATATTCCTCGATAAATCCCGGCAAAGTCTTACTTCCGATGGCCGCACAGTGCAAGAATACCATTTTGCCGGCAAGATACTAGCTCAGGACACAAAGTGGTGGGCTACCAAGGCTTGGTCAATAGACGAGGGTATCAATAGGGTCAATATTCTCTATGCGAGGAGCATCGGCCCCGATGGAGCCGTCCATGAATACAGCCCCGAGGATATTATCTTCTCCAAACCAACTAGGGGTGCTGTGTTTTTCGGTCAGGGGCAAACCATGTCTCTCAATATCCCCGGTGTGGAAATAGGTTCTATTGTCGAATATGGTTACATCAATGAACAATACGCACCCGAGGATCCGGAGCTTTTTTCTCCAAGGTTTTTCTTTCAAAGCAGCGAACCTGCTAAACTTTCGACCTGTCAATTCGAGGTGCCTCTAGGGAGACAGCTTTATTTCGAGACCTTCCTGTTGGACAAAAAAGACCCCTATATCGGCAAATGGGTAAAGGAGCTTCCAAAATTCACAGGCTCATCCGAACCGGTTATCGAAAAAACCGATAGTAGTGTTATATATAAGTGGGAGCTTCGCGATATCGAACCAATGATACGCGAACCGCATGCTATGGGTTATTATTCTATTGCTCCAAGCGTTCACGCGGCTTTATATCCCGATTATTCCCACTACAACAAACGCTTTGGCGATCTTCATCGCGAACATATTAAGCTGACTCCACAACTCGACAGTCTTGCTAAAGATATTGTCGGCGATGCCAAAATTGAAACTGAGAAAATAGCAAAAATCTATCATTGGGTTCAACGCAATATAAGATATATTAGCGTCAAAGGTGCTTTGGCTAGCCGATTCGGAGGTCATTATGCACAGATTACCTATGATAACAAATACGGCGATTGCTCAGATAAGGCCATCTTTTTTAGCACCTTGTTATCTGCGGTAGGAATTGAGTCTTACCCAATCATACTTATGACAAACGATGCAGGATTCCTCGATAGATCGCGCTTTCCATTCTGGGGGGGTAACCATGCTATAAACGAGGTATGGTGGGATGGAGAACCCCATGTTCTCGATGCTACAAATAATCTTTTCCGTTTTCCTTCATATTCTATGGGCGACTGTGATATTTATTACGCTAATTATGTTCGTGGAGAGGTTGTTTATAATCCACCTATTCCGTCCGAGGAAAATTCGATGCAGAGCATAACAGCCGTGGAGCTATCGGCCGATGGAAGTGCTGTGATAAGCGATAGTTTCTGGTATTCAGGATCGATGGAGGCTGGTTATCGCGGATATTTTGAATATACACCCGAACAGAAGCATGAGAAAGTGGTCGAGCAAATACTCGCACAACGTAAAGCCGGCGTATCATTGATTGATTATAAGCTGACCAATATTCGTGATATATCTCTTCCATTCACTATGAAGTTCAAATATAAAATTGATAACTATCCAGTGAAGGCCGGCGACTATCTCCTTCTCGATGTGCCGGCACTGAGATATTCTTTTCAGGAGATAGCCCTTGGAGATCCTAATTATGGGATTAAAGTAGATATGACATTTATGCGAGCACACGATGTTACTTTTATTCTACCGGACAACCTTTCTGCGGAATTTATTCCAGGCGAGTTTTCAATATCGAATGAATACTTCGAGTATTCTGCGAACTACATCCCCGAAGGCAACAAAATTAAGTTCATTGATAAGTATCGGATTAAAAAATTGAGAATTCCAGTATCAGATTATAAAGCTTATAAAAAAGACGCTGAAGCCGTCTTATCATATCTCAAAGAGAGAATCTTTCTTGTCGAGAAATAG
- the rplM gene encoding 50S ribosomal protein L13 yields MKSLTPKKEAIDHKWWVIDADGLILGRMATKVARIIRGKEKPIYTPHLDTGDHVIVINADKIRVTGKKLEMNVHKSFSGYPGGQREKKWGEVLEKNPERLIEHAVKGMLPKNRLGRRLFKKLHVYAGPEHPHIAQQPTALTIE; encoded by the coding sequence ATGAAATCGCTTACACCAAAGAAGGAAGCGATCGACCATAAGTGGTGGGTCATAGACGCCGATGGGCTTATCCTGGGGCGTATGGCAACCAAAGTTGCACGAATTATTCGCGGTAAGGAAAAACCCATTTATACACCCCATCTTGATACCGGTGACCATGTTATTGTAATTAATGCAGATAAGATTCGGGTTACAGGTAAAAAGCTCGAAATGAATGTGCATAAGAGCTTTAGCGGTTATCCGGGTGGTCAACGCGAGAAAAAATGGGGAGAAGTTCTTGAAAAGAATCCCGAACGACTTATCGAGCACGCTGTTAAAGGCATGTTACCGAAAAATCGTCTTGGAAGAAGGCTTTTTAAGAAACTCCATGTCTATGCCGGTCCCGAGCACCCGCACATCGCACAACAACCTACAGCGCTCACAATAGAATAG
- a CDS encoding RpiB/LacA/LacB family sugar-phosphate isomerase: protein MKYKFSIASDHGGFELKEQIIKALKSKWELIDRGPSSNESVDYTDYAILVASDVINEKAEFGILICTTGIGMSIAANKVNGIRAALVCDVKRAELARRHNNANIICLGAVYTELAKALEAIRLFDVTKFDGELAEGERHKRRVEKIIKLENQ from the coding sequence ATGAAATATAAGTTTTCTATCGCTTCAGATCACGGTGGTTTCGAACTCAAAGAACAGATTATTAAGGCTCTCAAAAGTAAATGGGAGCTTATCGATAGGGGGCCCTCCAGCAACGAATCCGTGGATTATACAGACTATGCTATTCTTGTGGCTTCAGATGTTATTAATGAGAAGGCTGAATTTGGTATTCTTATTTGCACCACGGGAATTGGCATGTCAATTGCCGCAAATAAAGTTAATGGAATAAGAGCAGCATTGGTATGCGATGTAAAAAGAGCGGAGCTTGCTCGCAGGCATAACAATGCCAATATAATTTGCCTTGGCGCAGTATATACAGAACTTGCCAAAGCACTTGAAGCTATAAGGCTCTTTGATGTGACGAAATTCGATGGCGAACTGGCCGAAGGTGAGCGTCATAAGCGTCGTGTCGAGAAGATCATTAAGCTTGAGAATCAATAA
- a CDS encoding DUF1926 domain-containing protein, translating into MNLTGIIKNLEKTKTDREFRLDVILKNIIGIDKIHPKTKNRQVSIIRAFSKFAPDPCKGDLIVLSEKETKEFYQDLSKSNIIGQKEIGKVSAEPDDFNFDGYSEIRLSNSIVSLFISPRRGGSIYKVSTPYASDLIDDLVINGIRGQVETGIRLAGNGDFKPEKEKFKLLDLNAKASFNGKKRAVRMRAKSAGLKIDLAIQLTQNSPIIELDYLISNFDKKGKGKDLAPSLRLSSLAVGEKLAGTILIDSNGETYRFYCPESIPPWAWREDWVSYSGNIHFDNSGFVAIRHSKKRNGLLLSFESKKTSRLWAMIEALLPNVRIYSKKKQLMKNKTSRFSYKLIPFDNLIIANGIGLAYVRGHHDLFIFAVGKLHNEISAETSEGNIKLDMVKVGDNLACATVPIETKAIILPDKNLTLEVNNE; encoded by the coding sequence ATGAACTTAACAGGTATTATTAAAAACTTAGAGAAAACGAAAACCGATAGAGAATTCAGGTTAGATGTAATTCTCAAAAACATTATCGGAATAGACAAGATTCACCCAAAGACGAAAAATAGGCAAGTTTCAATCATCAGAGCCTTTTCGAAATTCGCACCAGATCCTTGCAAGGGAGACCTTATAGTTCTGAGCGAAAAGGAGACGAAGGAATTTTATCAAGACCTTTCAAAATCGAATATAATCGGGCAAAAAGAAATTGGAAAAGTTTCCGCTGAACCAGATGATTTCAATTTTGATGGTTATTCCGAGATTCGTTTGTCTAATAGCATTGTATCGCTGTTTATTTCCCCGCGCCGGGGAGGTTCGATATATAAAGTATCGACCCCATACGCAAGCGATCTTATTGACGATCTTGTTATCAACGGAATACGCGGACAGGTCGAAACCGGGATTCGGTTAGCTGGAAACGGTGATTTCAAACCGGAAAAGGAGAAATTCAAGCTTCTTGACCTAAATGCGAAAGCGAGTTTTAACGGCAAAAAAAGGGCAGTCCGCATGCGCGCAAAATCGGCGGGATTGAAAATCGACTTGGCGATTCAGCTGACCCAAAATTCACCCATTATCGAACTCGATTATCTGATCAGCAACTTTGATAAAAAGGGTAAAGGGAAGGATTTAGCCCCAAGTTTAAGGCTTAGCTCACTGGCGGTGGGCGAAAAACTCGCTGGCACAATTTTAATTGACTCAAACGGCGAGACATATAGGTTTTATTGTCCTGAATCGATCCCCCCATGGGCGTGGCGCGAAGATTGGGTTTCGTATTCCGGCAATATCCACTTTGATAACAGCGGCTTTGTGGCTATAAGACACTCCAAAAAAAGAAACGGCCTTCTGCTTTCCTTCGAAAGCAAAAAAACCTCGAGGTTATGGGCTATGATCGAGGCTCTGTTGCCAAATGTAAGGATATACAGTAAAAAAAAGCAGTTAATGAAGAACAAAACTTCAAGGTTTTCCTATAAGTTAATCCCCTTCGATAACCTCATTATCGCCAATGGAATCGGACTGGCTTACGTCAGGGGACATCATGATCTCTTTATCTTTGCGGTAGGGAAACTTCATAACGAAATATCCGCCGAAACTTCCGAGGGCAACATTAAACTCGATATGGTAAAAGTAGGAGATAATCTAGCTTGTGCAACTGTGCCAATAGAAACAAAAGCCATTATATTGCCTGACAAAAATCTCACACTCGAGGTTAACAATGAATAA
- the rpsG gene encoding 30S ribosomal protein S7, producing the protein MPRRRRPQKRTIEPDFKYDSKLVAKFINYIMLQGKKSTSQNIVYDAFDIIEERTQQKGIDVFEKAVENSRPQLTVKPRRVGGATYQVPIEVPEGRQITLALKWLIQFSRARGDHGMSRKLANELIAASENEGGAVKKKVDTHKMAKANRAFAHYRW; encoded by the coding sequence ATGCCAAGACGCAGAAGACCCCAAAAAAGGACAATCGAACCTGATTTCAAGTATGATTCTAAACTTGTAGCCAAGTTTATCAATTACATCATGCTTCAAGGTAAAAAATCTACCTCACAAAACATCGTTTATGATGCTTTCGATATTATCGAAGAGCGTACCCAACAAAAAGGTATAGATGTTTTTGAAAAAGCAGTAGAGAATAGCCGCCCTCAGCTAACCGTCAAACCAAGGCGTGTCGGAGGTGCAACATATCAAGTTCCGATTGAAGTGCCCGAAGGTAGGCAAATAACACTTGCTCTTAAATGGCTTATACAATTTTCCCGTGCCCGTGGAGACCACGGCATGTCAAGGAAGCTCGCTAATGAATTGATCGCAGCCTCGGAAAACGAGGGAGGAGCGGTCAAGAAGAAGGTCGATACCCACAAAATGGCAAAAGCGAATAGAGCTTTTGCACATTATCGTTGGTAA